A DNA window from Macadamia integrifolia cultivar HAES 741 chromosome 4, SCU_Mint_v3, whole genome shotgun sequence contains the following coding sequences:
- the LOC122076967 gene encoding peptidyl-prolyl cis-trans isomerase E produces MAQHPVQKNTLYVGGLAEEVNEAILHATFIPFGDIKDVKTPLDQATQKHRSFGFVTFLEKEDAAAAMDNMDNAELYGRVLTVNYALPERIKGGEQGWAAQPIWADADTWFERQQQEEEMQRLQAENRKAMEAAEELHRKKLAEEREGETEEPTETKNDPMAMAEAEVLKQKNE; encoded by the exons ATGGCACAACACCCGGTTCAGAAGAACACTCTCTACGTAG GGGGCCTAGCAGAGGAGGTGAATGAAGCGATACTACATGCGACGTTCATACCATTTGGGGATATAAAAGATGTGAAGACACCATTGGATCAGGCAACGCAGAAGCATCGATCGTTTGGATTCGTGACCTTCCTTGAGAAGGAGGATGCAGCGGCTGCTATGGACAACATGGACAATGCTGAGCTCTACGGAAGAGTACTCACCGTCAATTACGCCTTGCCCGAGAGGATCAAGGGTGGTGAACAGGGCTGGGCTGCTCAACCCA TTTGGGCAGATGCTGATACATGGTTCGAACGCCAGCAACAAGAAGAGGAAATGCAGCGTTTGCAAGCGGAAAATCGAAAAGCAATGGAAGCTGCAGAGGAGTTGCACAGAAAGAAACTGGCcgaggagagagaaggggaaacgGAAGAGCCAACTGAAACCAAGAATGATCCCATGGCAATGGCAGAAGCAGAGGTTTTGAAACAGAAGAATGAGTGA
- the LOC122076964 gene encoding COBRA-like protein 4 — MAFTEPVNPSHERSTSVVKSIYLQNPLQCHAFVEFRLAIVVLFFVMIFSTAAAYDPLDPNGNITIKWDIVSWTADGYVATVTMSNFQLYRHIMTPGWTLQWVWAKKEVIWSMVGAQTTEQGDCSKFKGNVPHCCKKNPTVVDLLPNVPYNQQYSNCCKGGVVASWGQDPSQAVSAFQVSVGQSGTSNKTVKLPKLFTLLGPGPGYTCGPAKIVPPTTFLTPDHRRKTQALMTWNVTCTYSQILARKNPSCCVSFSTFYNETITPCPTCACGCQNKKNCIKSSDSLKLLREGRLNTTRKDNMPTLQCTHHMCPIRVHWHVKLNYKAYWRVKVAITNFNYRLNYTQWTLVMQHPNLNNVTQVFSFDYKPLVPYQSINDTGMFYGMKYYNDLLMEAGLLGNVQSEILLEKDPITFTFKQGWAFPRKVYFNGDECMLPPPDTYPFLPSSAIANPSSLPKLVASLLFLLMTVW, encoded by the exons ATGGCATTCACTGAACCTGTAAACCCAAGTCATGAGAGATCCACAAGCGTCGTCAAATCCATTTATCTTCAGAACCCACTTCAATGCCACGCATTTGTCGAATTCAGATTAGCTATTGTGGTACTGTTCTTTGTCATGATCTTTTCTACTGCAG cTGCATATGATCCCTTAGATCCCAATGGGAACATAACAATCAAATGGGACATAGTTTCTTGGACAGCAGATGGCTATGTT gCAACAGTGACAATGAGCAACTTCCAACTGTACAGGCACATTATGACCCCGGGCTGGACCTTGCAATGGGTTTGGGCTAAGAAAGAAGTGATATGGTCCATGGTGGGAGCCCAAACTACAGAACAAGGAGATTGTTCCAAGTTCAAGGGGAATGTCCCACATTGTTGCAAGAAGAATCCTACAGTTGTTGACTTACTCCCCAACGTCCCATACAATCAACAATATAGCAATTGCTGCAAGGGGGGAGTGGTGGCATCATGGGGTCAAGACCCTTCCCAGGCAGTCTCAGCCTTCCAGGTCAGTGTTGGCCAATCTGGTACTTCAAATAAGACAGTGAAACTGCCCAAACTCTTCACTTTGCTAGGTCCAGGACCTGGCTACACTTGTGGCCCTGCAAAAATTGTGCCACCCACCACTTTTCTCACTCCTGACCATCGGCGTAAAACACAGGCACTCA TGACTTGGAATGTAACATGCACTTATTCGCAGATCCTAGCTCGGAAGAACCCTAGTTGTTGCGTCTCCTTCTCAACCTTCTACAATGAGACCATAACTCCATGTCCCACTTGTGCTTGTGGATGCCAAAACAAGAAGAACTGTATCAA AAGCAGTGATTCTTTAAAGCTGCTGAGGGAAGGGCGGCTCAACACCACGAGGAAGGATAACATGCCAACACTACAATGCACACACCATATGTGCCCGATCAGAGTGCACTGGCATGTGAAGCTCAACTACAAGGCATACTGGCGTGTGAAGGTTGCTATCACCAATTTTAACTACCGGCTGAACTACACACAGTGGACGCTTGTCATGCAGCACCCAAATCTCAACAATGTCACTCAAGTCTTTAGTTTCGACTATAAGCCTCTCGTCCCCTACCAATCTATAA ATGATACTGGTATGTTCTATGGCATGAAGTACTATAATGACCTACTGATGGAGGCTGGGCTATTAGGAAACGTCCAATCAGAGATACTCCTTGAGAAGGATccaatcacattcaccttcaaGCAAGGATGGGCATTTCCGCGGAAAGTCTATTTTAACGGTGATGAATGCATGCTACCTCCGCCTGATACATATCCATTCCTTCCAAGTTCTGCCATTGCAAATCCCTCTTCACTCCCAAAACTGGTGGCTTCTCTGCTCTTTCTATTGATGACTGTCTGGTAG